The proteins below come from a single Asanoa ferruginea genomic window:
- a CDS encoding carboxylate-amine ligase, producing the protein MSELVQEAAERDADRALLTVGVEEEFLLVDPATGAAAEAAEAVLAEVPPDLRGQVQHEFLTSQIEIGSPPGLQLDALSHSLGMLRSGLSEAAERAGFQMLAVGTGPAGPPDDNSPAIFDDPRFHRMIERYGMVSPGPGYNGMHVHVGIPGPEIGIEVLNHLRPWLPVLHAATVNSPFYNGRDTGYGSWRSVLWNRWPPVGPTPWLESHTHYLTLVEQLIDSGMLLDEGMLYWYARLSSHLPTVEIRIGDVCLSIDDTILVAALIRGLVSAALEDIEAGRPALPIEHHLLVAAHWRASHDGLEGIACDLFEGGTHPAWQLMRRLFERVGPHLERHGDLETVTYLLGRLHTHGTGAARQRSVFTRTGEMSQVIDYLATQTRG; encoded by the coding sequence ATGTCAGAACTGGTGCAAGAGGCCGCCGAGCGGGATGCTGACCGCGCGTTGCTGACCGTCGGCGTCGAGGAGGAGTTCCTCCTGGTCGACCCGGCGACCGGTGCGGCCGCCGAGGCGGCCGAAGCCGTCCTCGCCGAGGTCCCGCCCGACCTGCGCGGGCAGGTGCAGCACGAGTTCCTGACCAGCCAGATCGAGATCGGCAGCCCACCTGGCCTCCAGCTGGACGCGCTCTCCCACTCGCTGGGCATGCTGCGCTCCGGCCTGTCGGAAGCCGCCGAGCGCGCCGGCTTCCAGATGCTCGCCGTCGGCACCGGCCCGGCCGGCCCGCCCGACGACAACAGCCCGGCGATCTTCGACGACCCGCGGTTCCACCGGATGATCGAGCGCTACGGCATGGTCTCCCCCGGCCCGGGCTACAACGGCATGCACGTGCACGTCGGCATCCCCGGCCCGGAGATCGGCATCGAGGTGCTCAACCACCTGCGCCCCTGGCTGCCGGTGCTGCACGCGGCCACGGTCAACTCGCCGTTCTACAACGGACGCGACACCGGCTACGGAAGCTGGCGCTCGGTGCTCTGGAACCGCTGGCCCCCGGTCGGCCCGACGCCGTGGCTCGAGTCGCACACCCACTACCTCACCCTGGTCGAGCAGCTCATCGACTCCGGCATGCTGCTCGACGAGGGAATGCTCTACTGGTATGCCCGGCTCTCGTCGCACCTGCCGACCGTGGAGATCCGGATCGGCGACGTCTGCCTCAGCATCGACGACACGATCCTGGTCGCGGCCCTGATCCGGGGTCTGGTCTCGGCCGCGCTCGAAGACATCGAGGCCGGCCGCCCGGCGCTGCCGATCGAGCACCACCTGCTGGTCGCCGCGCACTGGCGCGCCTCGCACGACGGGCTGGAAGGCATCGCCTGCGACCTGTTCGAGGGCGGCACCCACCCCGCCTGGCAACTGATGCGCCGGCTGTTCGAGCGGGTCGGTCCGCACCTCGAACGGCACGGCGACCTCGAAACGGTGACGTATCTTCTGGGGCGGTTGCACACCCACGGCACCGGCGCCGCCCGCCAGCGCTCGGTCTTCACCCGCACCGGAGAGATGAGTCAGGTGATCGACTACCTCGCGACGCAGACCCGTGGCTGA
- the lysX gene encoding bifunctional lysylphosphatidylglycerol synthetase/lysine--tRNA ligase LysX: MTVEEAAETSGALPIARPRGLAWGRYVPRIFGMIMWIVAIISGIAAFGHIFRTGVQPIRETIDALIIPAPANIAYAVFLAALATATLRRKRVAWWLLTIYFGLSVLITTIIGLIVTIVPDGELIDDAGNRLFDTTGELVLLWCGLGVSVIALTALILFRGEFYAHVAKGSVRRALVVFFGLLLVGIGLGLSLVTAFPGSLTGTGNQLAYATERVLGGGFSFDITRVGEAPGWVSFVLGLFGAIAVFAALATLLRSQRRNAELHAGDESRIRMLLAKYGDRDSLGYFATRRDKSAIFSSTGKSAITYRVVNGVSLASGDPVGDPEAWGPAIDAWLAQSRYYAWTPAVMGASEEGAIAYARTGLKVIHLGDEAILLTRDFKLDGREMRPVRQAVNRVERAGYTAAVRRHSDVPEAEMKELSALATSWRDTESERGFSMALGRLGDPADGRCVLVEAIDKNNQVKAIISLSPWGSRGLSLDLMRRAHDAENGAMEFMVAELMEAAPRLGVEKVSLNFAVFRAVFEEGARIGAGPILRLWRKLLLFFSRWWQLESLYRSNAKYHPTWQPRYLCFGERRELARVGIASAIAEGFIALPGSPGSQLDVLPPDYEERAASAEEIDAAAAPAAPGAIDHKAPEQMRVRLAKRQQLIDAGIDPYPVNYPRTDTCAEVAAAHRDLPPDRRSGDKVGVAGRVMLMRDHGGILFATIRDWSGDLQVMLFGNAAVDKWDHTIDIGDHVGVSGEVITTRTGELTVEATSWQLNAKCLRPLPDKHRGLADPEARVRQRYLDLVTNKRSRDILRARSNAIFALRESLVGRRYLEVETPILQRIHGGANAKPFTTHINAYDLKLYLRIAPELYLKRLAVGGVERVFELGRTFRNEGADYSHNPEFTVLEAYQAYADYDTMLRLTRELIQDAAIAAHGRAVARRPGTDEEVDISGDWPVRTVNEAVSTALGEVVDADTDVATLRRFCDKAEIAYDPKWGRGAVLLELYEHLVESKTDLPTFYKDFPTEVSPLTRQHRHDPRLAERWDLVGFGFELGTAYSELIDPVEQRRRLTEQSLLAAGGDPEAMELDEDFLQALEYAMPPTGGLGIGVDRVVMLLTGRSIRETLPFPLVRAAS; this comes from the coding sequence ATGACAGTTGAGGAGGCCGCCGAGACCAGCGGCGCGCTGCCGATAGCTCGCCCGCGCGGCCTGGCCTGGGGTCGTTACGTCCCGCGCATCTTCGGCATGATCATGTGGATCGTCGCGATCATCTCCGGCATCGCGGCCTTCGGCCACATCTTCCGCACCGGCGTGCAACCCATCCGGGAGACCATCGACGCGCTGATCATCCCGGCACCGGCCAACATCGCGTACGCCGTGTTCCTGGCCGCGCTCGCCACCGCGACCCTGCGCCGCAAGCGGGTCGCCTGGTGGCTGCTGACCATCTACTTCGGCCTGAGCGTGCTGATCACCACGATCATCGGCCTGATCGTCACGATCGTGCCGGACGGGGAGCTGATCGACGACGCCGGCAACCGGCTCTTCGACACCACCGGCGAACTCGTGCTGCTCTGGTGCGGGCTCGGCGTCTCGGTGATCGCGCTGACCGCCCTGATCCTGTTCCGCGGCGAGTTCTACGCGCACGTGGCGAAGGGCAGCGTACGCCGGGCGCTGGTGGTCTTCTTCGGGCTTCTGCTCGTCGGCATCGGACTCGGCCTCAGCCTGGTCACCGCGTTCCCCGGGAGCCTGACCGGGACCGGCAACCAGCTCGCCTACGCGACGGAACGCGTGCTCGGAGGCGGCTTCAGCTTCGACATCACCCGGGTCGGTGAGGCGCCCGGCTGGGTCAGCTTCGTGCTCGGCCTATTCGGCGCGATCGCGGTGTTCGCGGCGCTGGCCACCCTGCTGCGCTCGCAGCGCCGCAACGCCGAGTTGCACGCCGGCGACGAGTCGCGGATCCGCATGCTGCTGGCCAAATATGGCGACCGGGACTCGCTCGGCTACTTCGCAACCCGGCGGGACAAGTCGGCGATCTTCTCGTCGACCGGCAAGTCGGCGATCACCTACCGGGTGGTCAACGGCGTGAGCCTGGCCAGTGGGGACCCGGTCGGCGACCCGGAGGCGTGGGGACCGGCGATCGACGCCTGGCTCGCGCAGTCCCGCTACTACGCGTGGACACCAGCGGTCATGGGCGCGAGCGAGGAAGGCGCCATCGCGTACGCCCGGACCGGTTTGAAGGTCATCCATCTCGGCGACGAGGCGATCCTGCTCACCCGGGACTTCAAGCTCGACGGCCGGGAGATGCGCCCGGTGCGGCAAGCGGTCAACCGGGTCGAGCGGGCCGGCTACACCGCCGCCGTGCGCCGGCACTCCGACGTCCCCGAGGCGGAGATGAAGGAGCTGTCGGCGCTGGCGACGAGCTGGCGCGACACGGAGAGCGAGCGTGGCTTCTCGATGGCGCTGGGCCGGCTCGGCGACCCGGCTGACGGTCGTTGCGTGCTGGTCGAGGCGATCGACAAGAACAACCAGGTCAAGGCGATCATCTCGCTGAGCCCATGGGGCAGCCGGGGCCTGTCGCTCGACCTGATGCGCCGCGCGCACGACGCCGAGAACGGCGCGATGGAGTTCATGGTCGCCGAGCTGATGGAGGCGGCGCCGCGGCTCGGCGTCGAGAAGGTCTCGCTGAACTTCGCCGTCTTCCGTGCGGTCTTCGAGGAGGGCGCCCGGATCGGCGCGGGCCCGATCCTGCGGTTGTGGCGCAAGCTGCTGCTGTTCTTCTCCCGCTGGTGGCAGCTCGAGTCGCTCTACCGGTCCAACGCGAAATACCACCCGACCTGGCAGCCGCGTTACCTGTGCTTCGGCGAGCGCCGCGAGCTGGCCCGGGTCGGCATCGCGTCGGCGATCGCCGAGGGCTTCATCGCGCTGCCCGGCAGTCCGGGTTCGCAGCTCGACGTGCTCCCGCCGGACTACGAGGAGCGGGCGGCGTCAGCGGAGGAGATCGACGCCGCGGCCGCACCGGCGGCGCCGGGTGCGATCGACCACAAGGCACCGGAGCAGATGCGGGTACGCCTCGCCAAGCGCCAACAGTTGATCGACGCGGGCATCGACCCGTACCCGGTCAACTATCCGCGGACCGACACCTGCGCCGAGGTGGCCGCCGCACACCGTGACCTGCCGCCGGACCGGCGCAGCGGCGACAAGGTGGGCGTGGCCGGCCGGGTGATGCTGATGCGCGACCACGGCGGCATCCTGTTCGCGACGATCCGCGACTGGAGCGGCGACCTGCAAGTGATGCTCTTCGGCAACGCCGCGGTCGACAAGTGGGACCACACGATCGACATCGGCGACCACGTCGGCGTCTCCGGCGAGGTGATCACCACCCGCACCGGCGAGCTGACCGTCGAGGCGACCTCGTGGCAACTCAACGCCAAGTGCCTGCGCCCGCTGCCCGACAAGCACCGCGGCCTGGCCGACCCGGAGGCCCGGGTCCGGCAGCGCTATCTCGACCTGGTGACCAACAAGCGGTCGCGGGACATCCTGCGGGCCCGCAGCAACGCCATCTTCGCGTTGCGCGAGTCGCTGGTCGGCCGCCGCTACCTGGAGGTCGAGACGCCGATCCTGCAACGGATCCACGGCGGTGCCAACGCCAAACCCTTCACCACCCACATCAACGCGTACGACCTGAAGCTTTATCTGCGCATCGCCCCTGAGCTGTATCTCAAGCGCCTCGCGGTCGGCGGCGTCGAGCGGGTCTTCGAGCTGGGCCGGACGTTCCGCAACGAGGGCGCCGACTACAGCCACAACCCGGAGTTCACGGTGCTGGAGGCCTATCAGGCCTACGCCGACTACGACACGATGCTGCGGCTGACCCGGGAGCTGATCCAGGACGCGGCCATCGCCGCACATGGGCGGGCGGTGGCCCGGCGGCCGGGCACCGACGAGGAGGTCGACATCTCCGGCGACTGGCCGGTGCGCACCGTCAACGAGGCGGTGTCGACGGCGCTCGGCGAGGTGGTCGACGCCGACACGGATGTGGCCACGCTGCGCCGGTTCTGCGACAAGGCCGAGATCGCCTATGACCCGAAGTGGGGCCGCGGCGCGGTGTTGCTGGAGCTCTACGAGCACCTGGTCGAGTCGAAGACGGACCTGCCGACGTTCTACAAGGACTTCCCGACCGAGGTGTCGCCGCTGACCCGCCAGCACCGGCACGACCCGCGGCTGGCCGAGCGCTGGGACCTGGTCGGCTTCGGCTTCGAGCTGGGCACGGCGTACTCGGAGCTGATCGACCCGGTCGAGCAACGTCGCCGGCTGACGGAGCAGTCGTTGCTGGCGGCCGGGGGCGACCCGGAGGCGATGGAGCTGGACGAGGATTTCCTACAGGCACTGGAGTACGCGATGCCGCCGACCGGTGGCCTCGGCATCGGGGTTGACCGCGTGGTCATGTTGTTGACCGGCCGGTCAATCCGCGAGACGCTGCCGTTCCCCCTCGTCCGCGCGGCGTCGTGA
- a CDS encoding DUF998 domain-containing protein: protein MRPARWPAAALGASSVLYSSWLLGPWLNPRLGLTTGLASDLAAADQPWHEVFRYCDVAAGSLALLGSARMLVGGRGDRRLRWHRLRAAERTAWVFVAVFALATIFDGGLTALPCAPSIDPGCPGNLSGGLLETLRDPHTLTSAFAVIGGVGSILAFWRSSRAGSTDRTWAAGLSVGSLAVNVGLLVELARNGDHEGIWQRVELANLAAWLVYAAVRSQQPPRRPA, encoded by the coding sequence GTGAGGCCGGCGCGCTGGCCGGCGGCGGCGCTCGGGGCGTCGTCGGTGCTTTACAGCTCGTGGCTGCTCGGCCCGTGGCTCAACCCGCGGCTGGGCTTGACCACCGGGCTGGCGAGCGATCTGGCCGCGGCCGACCAGCCCTGGCACGAGGTCTTCCGCTACTGCGACGTGGCGGCGGGCTCGCTGGCCCTGCTCGGCTCGGCCCGCATGCTGGTCGGCGGGCGCGGTGACCGACGGCTGCGCTGGCACCGGCTTCGCGCGGCCGAGCGCACGGCCTGGGTCTTCGTCGCGGTGTTCGCGCTCGCGACCATCTTCGACGGCGGCCTGACCGCGCTGCCATGTGCGCCGTCGATCGACCCGGGCTGCCCGGGCAACCTGTCCGGCGGGCTGCTCGAAACCCTGCGCGACCCGCACACCCTGACGTCGGCGTTCGCGGTCATCGGCGGGGTCGGCTCGATCCTGGCGTTCTGGCGGTCGTCCCGCGCGGGCAGCACGGACCGGACGTGGGCGGCCGGGCTCAGCGTCGGCAGCCTGGCGGTCAACGTGGGTCTCCTGGTCGAGCTGGCCCGCAACGGTGATCACGAAGGCATCTGGCAGCGGGTGGAGCTGGCCAACCTGGCCGCGTGGCTGGTCTATGCCGCCGTGCGCAGTCAGCAACCGCCTCGCCGGCCGGCATGA
- a CDS encoding FAD-binding oxidoreductase, with amino-acid sequence MTVTATTVQGGLATLTDEIISELRDRVGCPVLAPEDPGFDAIREVYNAMHPGEPALVVSCSGTADVIDAVRFARDNGLVVSVRGGGHSIAGLSASDNALLIDLAPMHAVQVDRAARVARVQGGAVWGDVDRETQAFGLATPGGVVSDTGVAGLTLGGGYGWLRRQHGLACDHLVSAEVVGADGRVRTASENENADLLWALRGGGGNFGVVTWFTFALEEIGPTVAFVGTFYPVAEAAQVIRGWRDYVNVAPNEVTATCLTITLPADPELPEAVHDQACVVIGGVYAGDAERGMDILQPLRELGTPLMDMSQPMPFTAVQSGFDAFFPRNTMQAYWKSRYLSELSDAAVDFVAAKAAERPSPMTLVNVFHMGGAIADVPVGATAFAQRSSPFLLSIDGNWTDPADNDRNIAWVRDTFAESARFGNDGVYLNFTGSAEEPAESGVDSAFGANLRRLAEVKAKYDPTNVFRANNNITPASG; translated from the coding sequence ATGACTGTGACCGCGACGACCGTCCAAGGCGGCCTGGCGACCCTGACCGACGAGATCATCAGTGAGTTGCGGGACCGGGTCGGCTGCCCGGTGCTGGCGCCCGAAGATCCCGGGTTCGATGCGATTCGCGAGGTCTACAACGCGATGCACCCCGGTGAGCCGGCGCTGGTGGTGAGCTGTTCCGGCACCGCCGACGTGATCGACGCGGTCCGGTTCGCCCGCGACAACGGGCTGGTCGTGTCCGTTCGCGGCGGTGGGCACTCGATCGCCGGACTGTCCGCATCGGACAATGCACTGCTGATCGACCTCGCCCCGATGCATGCCGTGCAGGTCGATCGCGCGGCCCGGGTCGCCCGCGTGCAGGGCGGTGCCGTCTGGGGCGACGTTGATCGGGAGACGCAGGCGTTCGGCCTCGCCACCCCCGGCGGGGTGGTCTCCGACACCGGCGTCGCGGGGCTCACTCTCGGCGGCGGCTATGGCTGGCTGCGCCGGCAGCACGGGCTGGCCTGTGACCACCTGGTGTCGGCCGAGGTGGTCGGCGCCGACGGGCGGGTGCGGACCGCCTCCGAGAACGAGAACGCCGACCTGCTGTGGGCCTTGCGCGGTGGCGGTGGCAACTTCGGGGTGGTCACCTGGTTCACGTTCGCGCTCGAGGAGATCGGGCCGACCGTGGCGTTCGTCGGCACGTTCTACCCGGTCGCGGAGGCGGCGCAGGTGATCCGCGGGTGGCGCGACTATGTGAACGTCGCGCCCAACGAGGTCACCGCCACCTGCCTGACCATCACTTTGCCGGCCGACCCGGAGTTGCCCGAGGCCGTGCACGACCAGGCCTGCGTGGTGATCGGCGGTGTCTACGCCGGTGACGCCGAGCGCGGCATGGACATCCTCCAGCCGCTGCGCGAACTCGGCACACCGTTGATGGACATGTCGCAGCCGATGCCGTTCACCGCCGTGCAGTCGGGGTTCGACGCCTTCTTCCCGCGCAACACCATGCAGGCCTACTGGAAGTCGCGCTATCTGTCGGAGTTGAGCGACGCCGCGGTTGACTTCGTCGCCGCCAAGGCGGCCGAGCGGCCCAGCCCGATGACGCTCGTCAACGTGTTCCACATGGGCGGTGCGATCGCCGACGTGCCCGTTGGCGCGACGGCCTTCGCGCAGCGGTCGTCGCCGTTCCTGCTCTCGATCGACGGCAACTGGACCGATCCGGCCGACAACGACAGAAATATCGCATGGGTACGCGACACCTTCGCCGAATCAGCCCGGTTCGGCAATGACGGCGTGTATCTCAACTTCACCGGCAGCGCCGAGGAGCCGGCGGAGAGCGGCGTGGACAGCGCGTTCGGTGCCAACCTGCGGCGGCTCGCCGAGGTCAAGGCCAAATATGACCCGACCAACGTGTTCCGCGCCAATAACAACATCACGCCCGCGTCCGGCTGA
- a CDS encoding DedA family protein, whose translation MALAAEGDPRDLGGLTGWVAGVLDSLGAAGVGLLVALENLVPPIPSEIVLALGGFLASEGRMSLPIVIVAATAGSVVGALVLYWLGRSLGEDRLKRWLDHIPLVDADDLDKADKWFERHENAAVLLGRCVPVVRSLISIPAGANRMPLPRFVAFTTLGSAVWNSLFVGAGFALGSRWEQVDQYARWFDYAILALVVISVGLWVNKKIRKRRAVHR comes from the coding sequence ATGGCGCTGGCCGCTGAAGGCGACCCCCGCGATCTTGGTGGACTCACCGGCTGGGTGGCCGGTGTGCTCGACTCGCTCGGCGCCGCCGGGGTGGGGCTGCTGGTGGCGCTGGAGAACCTGGTGCCGCCCATCCCGAGCGAGATCGTTCTCGCCCTGGGCGGCTTCCTGGCCAGCGAGGGGCGGATGAGCCTGCCGATCGTGATCGTCGCCGCGACGGCCGGGTCGGTGGTCGGTGCGCTGGTGCTCTACTGGCTCGGCCGCAGCCTCGGCGAAGACCGGCTCAAGCGCTGGCTCGACCACATCCCGCTGGTCGACGCCGACGACCTCGACAAGGCCGACAAGTGGTTCGAACGCCACGAGAACGCGGCCGTGCTGCTCGGGCGCTGTGTGCCAGTCGTACGCAGCCTGATCTCCATCCCGGCCGGCGCCAACCGGATGCCGCTGCCCCGGTTCGTCGCGTTCACCACGCTCGGCTCAGCGGTGTGGAACTCGCTCTTCGTCGGCGCCGGGTTCGCCCTCGGCTCCCGCTGGGAGCAGGTCGATCAGTATGCCCGCTGGTTCGACTATGCGATCCTGGCGCTCGTGGTGATCAGCGTCGGCCTGTGGGTCAACAAGAAGATCCGTAAGCGCCGGGCCGTGCACCGGTGA
- a CDS encoding inositol monophosphatase family protein, protein MTSDADLAIAAAWAGADVVRRYYGTPVDHFAKSHRDFATTADLEAERAILAVIRAERPDDAFLGEESGRSGPAGPRMWMVDPLCGTLNFAVQTPLVAVNVALRTATGVTVAAAADPLAGELFWTDGTAAWLRRAGEDERLVPTGDSRLVDLNLDPPFPNADVFRATTLLADPEFGAAFGPRVLSTTLAVAWVAAGRRAAYVTDGHFEDSVHFASGLAICRAAGCVVTGIHGQPLHTGIGGLLVAADAQTHAALLRLVRKQESPAAATP, encoded by the coding sequence GTGACGTCAGACGCCGACCTCGCGATCGCGGCGGCGTGGGCCGGTGCCGACGTGGTCCGGCGCTACTACGGCACGCCGGTCGACCACTTCGCCAAGTCACACCGCGACTTCGCGACCACCGCCGACCTGGAGGCGGAGCGGGCGATCCTCGCGGTGATCCGGGCCGAGCGGCCCGACGACGCGTTCCTGGGCGAGGAGAGCGGCCGGAGCGGGCCGGCCGGGCCGCGCATGTGGATGGTCGACCCGCTCTGCGGCACGCTCAACTTCGCCGTCCAGACGCCGCTGGTGGCTGTCAACGTCGCGCTGCGCACCGCGACCGGGGTGACCGTCGCCGCCGCGGCGGACCCGCTGGCCGGCGAGCTCTTCTGGACCGACGGCACCGCCGCCTGGTTGCGCCGCGCGGGCGAGGACGAGCGCCTGGTCCCCACCGGCGACTCCCGGCTGGTCGACCTCAACCTCGACCCGCCGTTTCCCAACGCCGACGTCTTCCGGGCCACCACGCTGCTGGCCGACCCGGAGTTCGGTGCCGCGTTCGGGCCCCGGGTGCTTTCCACAACGCTCGCGGTCGCCTGGGTGGCGGCGGGCCGGCGGGCGGCCTACGTGACCGACGGCCACTTCGAGGACAGCGTGCACTTCGCCAGCGGTCTCGCGATCTGTCGGGCGGCGGGCTGCGTCGTCACCGGGATCCACGGGCAGCCCCTGCACACGGGCATCGGCGGCCTGCTGGTCGCCGCCGACGCGCAGACCCACGCCGCGCTGCTGCGGTTGGTGCGCAAGCAAGAGAGCCCCGCCGCCGCCACGCCCTGA
- a CDS encoding cellulose binding domain-containing protein, giving the protein MKFSRKAVVTAGLAVAAMALSVAVAPAASAATAAFVRTSSWGSGYEARFTVTNNTSSTITSWNVQFDLPSGTSVGSFWDADLVRSGQHFTFTNKGWNGTLGPNATASFGFVAAGNGDPTSCTVNGSSCAGGPPTNPGAPPTPGNVRVTGTTANSITVAWNASSGTVTGYRVYEGTTVRATVTGTSATIGGLAACTSRSYTVAAYNAQGESARSAAVSGTTTGCTGGGSGAMGAAPYIYSWGNVPNVTTVMSATGVKWFTKAFVLSGGGCTAAWDGNRPINSAGDAQQIAAIRAAGGDIIPSVGGWSGNKLGPNCSSASALASVLQSVINTYSLKAIDMDVENTDEFESEVVQDRILGALKILKQNNPNLKTIVTIPTATTGPTYWGTRLINQGAALQANVDVWTIMPFNFGGGADMYASTVSSSEGLKNALKTANGWSDATAYAHMGISGMNGRSDQGEITTTAQWTSVRDWAKSHGLARLAFWSVNRDRGCAGGPLSSDCSSIAQPDWEFTRITAQFG; this is encoded by the coding sequence GTGAAATTCAGCAGGAAGGCCGTCGTCACCGCCGGCCTGGCCGTCGCGGCCATGGCGCTGAGCGTGGCCGTCGCGCCCGCGGCGTCCGCCGCCACCGCCGCCTTCGTCCGCACCTCGAGTTGGGGTTCGGGATACGAGGCCAGGTTCACCGTCACCAACAACACGTCGTCGACGATCACGTCCTGGAACGTCCAGTTCGACCTGCCCAGCGGCACCTCGGTCGGCAGTTTCTGGGACGCCGACCTGGTCCGCAGCGGCCAGCACTTCACCTTCACCAACAAGGGCTGGAACGGCACCCTCGGCCCCAACGCGACGGCCAGCTTCGGCTTCGTCGCTGCCGGCAACGGCGACCCGACCAGTTGCACGGTCAACGGCTCGTCCTGTGCGGGCGGCCCGCCGACCAACCCGGGCGCGCCACCCACACCGGGCAACGTGCGGGTCACCGGCACGACGGCCAACTCCATCACGGTGGCGTGGAACGCCTCGTCCGGCACGGTCACCGGCTACCGGGTCTACGAGGGCACGACCGTCCGCGCGACGGTGACCGGCACCAGCGCCACGATCGGCGGGCTGGCGGCATGCACCTCGCGCTCCTACACGGTCGCGGCCTACAACGCGCAGGGTGAGTCGGCTCGCAGCGCCGCCGTCAGCGGCACCACCACCGGCTGCACCGGCGGTGGCAGCGGCGCGATGGGTGCGGCGCCCTACATCTACTCGTGGGGCAACGTGCCCAACGTGACCACGGTGATGTCGGCGACCGGCGTCAAGTGGTTCACCAAGGCGTTCGTGCTGTCCGGCGGCGGCTGCACGGCCGCCTGGGACGGCAACCGGCCGATCAACAGCGCCGGTGACGCACAGCAGATCGCGGCGATCCGGGCCGCCGGCGGCGACATCATCCCGTCGGTCGGCGGCTGGAGCGGCAACAAGCTCGGCCCCAACTGCTCCTCCGCGTCGGCCCTGGCGAGCGTGCTCCAGTCGGTGATCAACACCTACAGCCTCAAGGCGATCGACATGGACGTCGAGAACACCGACGAGTTCGAGAGCGAGGTCGTGCAGGACCGGATCCTCGGCGCGCTGAAGATCCTCAAGCAGAACAACCCCAACCTGAAGACCATCGTTACGATCCCGACCGCGACCACCGGCCCGACCTACTGGGGCACCCGCCTGATCAACCAGGGCGCCGCGCTACAGGCCAATGTGGACGTCTGGACCATCATGCCGTTCAACTTCGGCGGCGGTGCCGACATGTACGCGTCGACGGTCAGCTCCTCGGAAGGCCTGAAGAACGCGCTGAAGACCGCCAACGGCTGGTCCGACGCGACGGCGTACGCCCACATGGGCATCTCCGGCATGAACGGCCGGTCAGACCAGGGCGAGATCACCACGACGGCGCAGTGGACCTCGGTCCGCGACTGGGCCAAGTCGCACGGCCTGGCCCGCCTGGCGTTCTGGTCGGTCAACCGCGACCGCGGTTGCGCCGGCGGCCCGCTCAGCTCCGACTGCTCCAGCATCGCGCAGCCGGACTGGGAGTTCACCCGGATCACCGCGCAGTTCGGTTAA